The following proteins are co-located in the Theropithecus gelada isolate Dixy chromosome 19, Tgel_1.0, whole genome shotgun sequence genome:
- the ZNF562 gene encoding zinc finger protein 562, with amino-acid sequence MKKRNYSGWKLCENCGEVFSEQFCLKTHMRAQNGGNTSEGNCNGKDVLSVHKETSIGQELSKFNPCGKVFTLTPGLAVHLEILNGRQPYKCKECGKGFKYFASLDNHMGIHIGEKLCEFQECERAITPSSHLKQCVTVHTGRKSEKTKNCGKSFTNFSQLYAHAKTHKGEKSFECKECGRSFRNSSSFNVHIQIHTGIKPHKCTECGKAFTKSTHLTQHVRTHTGIKPYECKECGQAFTQYTGLAIHIRNHTGEKPYQCKECGKAFNRSSTLTQHRRIHTGEKPYECVECGKTFITSSHRSKHLKTHSGER; translated from the exons atgaaaaa AAGAAACTACAGTGGATGGAAACTCTGTGAGAATTGTGGAGAGGTCTTCAGTGAACAGTTTTGCCTTAAGACACACATGAGAGCTCAGAATGGAGGGAACACTTCTGAGGGTAATTGTAACGGAAAAGACGTCCTCAGTGTGCACAAGGAAACCTCTATTGGACAGGAACTTTCCAAATTTAATCCATGTGGAAAAGTCTTCACCTTAACTCCAGGCCTTGCTGTACATCTTGAAATTCTCAATGGAAGACAACCCTacaaatgtaaggaatgtggaaaaGGCTTTAAGTATTTTGCGAGCCTTGATAATCACATGGGAATCCACATTGGAGAGAAACTCTGTGAATTTCAGGAATGTGAGAGAGCCATCACACCTTCCTCACACCTAAAGCAGTGTGTAACAGTTCATACTGGAAGGAAATCTGAAAAGACTAAGAATTGTGGGAAATCCTTCACTAATTTTTCTCAACTTTATGCACATGCGAAAACTCATAAAGGAGAGAAGTCCtttgaatgtaaagaatgtggaagATCCTTTAGAAATTCCTCATCCTTTAATGTTCACATTCAGATTCACACTGGAATAAAACCACACAAATGTAcggaatgtgggaaagccttcactAAATCAACTCACCTTACTCAACATGTAAGAACTCACACTGGAataaaaccctatgaatgtaaggaatgtggccAAGCCTTCACTCAATACACAGGCCTTGCTATACACATACGAaatcacactggagagaaaccctatcagtgtaaggaatgtgggaaagccttcaatAGATCTTCAACGCTTACTCAACATAGAAGAATTCACACAGGAGAGAAGCCTTATGAATGTGTTGAATGTGGGAAGACCTTCATTACTTCTTCCCATCGTAGTAAACATTTGAAAACTCACAGTGGAGAAAGGTAA